A part of Cannabis sativa cultivar Pink pepper isolate KNU-18-1 chromosome 6, ASM2916894v1, whole genome shotgun sequence genomic DNA contains:
- the LOC115695656 gene encoding 2-alkenal reductase (NADP(+)-dependent), with the protein MEVMNRYVTAKNYIEGSPKESDFEIKCSKIVLSAEPGSNDVVLKNLYVSIDPYQINRLKSYSSSQKTSSYVVVTIAPGEIISAYGVAKVVASENPLYKEDDLVVGTTRWADYSVLKASEYVLRKLNSFDMGFPLSHQIGVFGFSGLTAYAGLFEVGKPKKGERVFVSAASGSVGHLVGQYAKLSGCYVVGCAGSKEKVGLLKEKLGFDDAFNYKDEPNLESTLKKYFPDGIDIYFDNVGGKMLEAALANMNNFGRVVSCGTISEYTDPNNKVPPNINMHDMIYKRIMIQGFLATDFLTIFPDFLSATMNLIRLGRIKTLEDISTGLESIPQAFVGLFHGAKANAGKKIVTLVEN; encoded by the exons ATGGAAGTAATGAATAGATATGTTACAGCAAAGAATTACATAGAAGGGAGTCCAAAAGAGTCGGATTTTGAGATTAAGTGCTCAAAAATTGTTCTGTCAGCAGAGCCTGGCTCAAACGATGTCGTTCTGAAGAATCTATACGTGTCCATTGATCCGTACCAGATAAACCGCTTGAAGAGTTACAGCTCCTCTCAAAAGACCTCATCTTATGTGGTAGTAACCATAGCTCCCGGCGAG ATTATTAGTGCTTATGGGGTGGCCAAAGTGGTAGCTTCTGAGAATCCTTTGTATAAGGAGGATGACTTGGTTGTGGGAACGACTAGATGGGCAGACTATAGTGTGTTAAAAGCATCTGAATATGTGTTGAGGAAACTAAACTCTTTCGATATGGGGTTTCCATTATCACATCAAATTGGAGTATTTG ggtttagtggATTGACAGCTTATGCTGGGCTATTTGAAGTGGGGAAACCTAAGAAGGGTGAGAGAGTGTTTGTATCTGCAGCTTCAGGATCAGTAGGCCACTTGGTTGGCCAATATGCCAAACTCTCTGGTTGCTATGTTGTTGGTTGTGCTGGAAGTAAAGAAAAA gTAGGATTGTTGAAGGAGAAGCTTGGGTTTGATGATGCATTCAACTATAAAGACGAGCCTAACTTAGAATCAACTCTCAAAAA GTACTTCCCAGATGGAATAGATATCTATTTTGACAATGTTGGAGGCAAAATGCTAGAAGCAGCATTGGCTAACATGAACAACTTCGGTCGAGTTGTGAGTTGCGGGACGATATCTGAGTACACTGACCCTAACAATAAAGTACCACCAAATATCAATATGCATGATATGATATATAAGAGAATCATGATTCAAGGATTTTTGGCAACTGATTTTTTGACTATCTTTCCGGACTTTCTCTCAGCTACCATGAATCTCATTCGCTTAGGGAGAATTAAGACTCTTGAAGACATCTCTACTGGTTTGGAAAGCATTCCTCAAGCTTTTGTTGGACTCTTTCATGGTGCCAAAGCCAATGCTGGAAAAAAGATTGTGACATTGGTAGAGAATTGA